A single Vespula vulgaris chromosome 3, iyVesVulg1.1, whole genome shotgun sequence DNA region contains:
- the LOC127062388 gene encoding sialin-like isoform X1 — MFKKVRYLFAIMLCIANMIIYGLKVNMAIAIVGMVKLEKSVASDECPEFGDLSVKQITDMEGPFHWSTTQQGLVISIYFAGYLIGMFPSGYFADRFNTKLVLLICVLANSILTIIVPICASILSLLLFVRFFMGIMSAANLPIVNVLLGKWVVYEEKSMWVGIIYAGTSLGTVISILTSGLILKDLGWEAVFYIHGVLPLLWCIVFYCFFEDSPENQKFITEEERTLLITTYGHRTPQSSKMKIPWKAIFTSVPFWALIWTNTLGNFCWYFLLTQMPLYMNKILRYDIQSNAMITCSPYLMNAIINPLIGKALDAGRNKGIWSQTTARKIAVFISAVPPGIFLIIIMYSGCRRIIATVLLVLSIVVCGAIFVGHLCNQNDLAPNYAGILMGITNTPGTISAFILPALVGALMEEGHTFARWRIVFWITVIAQFLAFLIFVTFGSAKIQPWNYPESGDTNLEQMGERRERT, encoded by the exons A TGTTTAAAAAAGTTCGATACCTTTTCGCAATAATGCTTTGCATTGCGAACATGATCATCTACGGTCTCAAGGTCAATATGGCAATAGCTATAGTTGGTATGGTGAAACTTGAAAAATCCGTAGCGTCAGACGAGTGTCCTGAATTTGGAGATTTATCTGTAAAGCAAATTACGGATATGGAAGGACCATTTCATTGGTCGACCACTCAGCAAGGACTTGTCATTAGTATATATTTCGCAGGATATCTCATTGGAATGTTTCCTTCAGGATACTTCGCCGATCG atTTAACACGAAGCTAGTGTTATTGATATGTGTGTTAGCCAACTCAATTCTAACGATCATCGTGCCAATTTGTGCAAGCATTTTGTCACTTCTACTCTTCGTGAGATTTTTTATGGGTATTATGAGTGCTGCTAATCTTCCAATAGTGAACGTTCTGTTGGGAAAATGGGttgtttacgaggaaaagAGTATGTGGGTTGGAATAATCTACGCTGGAACATCTCTAGGAACTGTCATATCGATTCTGACATCTGGCTTAATCTTGAAAGATTTAGGATGGGAAGCTGTGTTTTATATTCATGGCGTACTCCCATTACTGTGGTGTATAgttttctattgttttttcGAGGATTCTCCGGAAAATCAAAAATTCATAaccgaagaagagagaacacTATTAATCACTACGTATGGTCATCGAACACCACAATCATCAAAAATGAAGATCCCTTGGAAAGCAATCTTTACTTCTGTACCATTCTGGGCACTTATCTGGACCAATACTCTGGGAAACTTTTGTTGGTATTTCTTACTCACTCAAATGCCACTTTACATGAACAAAATACTTCGATATGATATTCAATCC AATGCGATGATCACTTGTTCTCCATATTTAATGAACGCCATAATTAATCCGCTCATTGGTAAAGCATTAGATGCAGGTAGAAATAAAGGTATCTGGTCGCAAACGACGGCAAGAAAAATTGCTGTTTTCATAA GTGCTGTTCCACCTGGTATCTTTctcataataattatgtatagtGGATGTCGTCGTATAATTGCGACGGTTTTATTAGTTCTAAGTATCGTTGTTTGTGGAGCTATTTTCGTTGGTCATCTTTGTAATCAAAACGATTTGGCACCGAATTACGCTGGTATTCTTATGGGAATAACGAATACACCTGGAACAATTTCAGCGTTCATCTTACCAGCCTTGGTGGGCGCTTTAATGGAAGAAGGA CATACGTTTGCACGCTGGAGAATCGTTTTTTGGATAACCGTCATTGCTCAGTTTCTTGCCTTCTTAATATTTGTTACCTTTGGTTCCGCAAAAATTCAACCATGGAATTATCCAGAATCAGGAGACACGAATTTGGAACAGATGGGAGAACGCCGGGAAAGAACTTAA
- the LOC127062388 gene encoding sialin-like isoform X2 translates to MFKKVRYLFAIMLCIANMIIYGLKVNMAIAIVGMVKLEKSVASDECPEFGDLSVKQITDMEGPFHWSTTQQGLVISIYFAGYLIGMFPSGYFADRFNTKLVLLICVLANSILTIIVPICASILSLLLFVRFFMGIMSAANLPIVNVLLGKWVVYEEKSMWVGIIYAGTSLGTVISILTSGLILKDLGWEAVFYIHGVLPLLWCIVFYCFFEDSPENQKFITEEERTLLITTYGHRTPQSSKMKIPWKAIFTSVPFWALIWTNTLGNFCWYFLLTQMPLYMNKILRYDIQSNAMITCSPYLMNAIINPLIGKALDAGRNKGIWSQTTARKIAVFISAVPPGIFLIIIMYSGCRRIIATVLLVLSIVVCGAIFVGHLCNQNDLAPNYAGILMGITNTPGTISAFILPALVGALMEEGHTFARWRIVFWITVIAQFLAFLIFVTFGSAKIQPWNYPESGDTNLEQMGERRERT, encoded by the exons TGTTTAAAAAAGTTCGATACCTTTTCGCAATAATGCTTTGCATTGCGAACATGATCATCTACGGTCTCAAGGTCAATATGGCAATAGCTATAGTTGGTATGGTGAAACTTGAAAAATCCGTAGCGTCAGACGAGTGTCCTGAATTTGGAGATTTATCTGTAAAGCAAATTACGGATATGGAAGGACCATTTCATTGGTCGACCACTCAGCAAGGACTTGTCATTAGTATATATTTCGCAGGATATCTCATTGGAATGTTTCCTTCAGGATACTTCGCCGATCG atTTAACACGAAGCTAGTGTTATTGATATGTGTGTTAGCCAACTCAATTCTAACGATCATCGTGCCAATTTGTGCAAGCATTTTGTCACTTCTACTCTTCGTGAGATTTTTTATGGGTATTATGAGTGCTGCTAATCTTCCAATAGTGAACGTTCTGTTGGGAAAATGGGttgtttacgaggaaaagAGTATGTGGGTTGGAATAATCTACGCTGGAACATCTCTAGGAACTGTCATATCGATTCTGACATCTGGCTTAATCTTGAAAGATTTAGGATGGGAAGCTGTGTTTTATATTCATGGCGTACTCCCATTACTGTGGTGTATAgttttctattgttttttcGAGGATTCTCCGGAAAATCAAAAATTCATAaccgaagaagagagaacacTATTAATCACTACGTATGGTCATCGAACACCACAATCATCAAAAATGAAGATCCCTTGGAAAGCAATCTTTACTTCTGTACCATTCTGGGCACTTATCTGGACCAATACTCTGGGAAACTTTTGTTGGTATTTCTTACTCACTCAAATGCCACTTTACATGAACAAAATACTTCGATATGATATTCAATCC AATGCGATGATCACTTGTTCTCCATATTTAATGAACGCCATAATTAATCCGCTCATTGGTAAAGCATTAGATGCAGGTAGAAATAAAGGTATCTGGTCGCAAACGACGGCAAGAAAAATTGCTGTTTTCATAA GTGCTGTTCCACCTGGTATCTTTctcataataattatgtatagtGGATGTCGTCGTATAATTGCGACGGTTTTATTAGTTCTAAGTATCGTTGTTTGTGGAGCTATTTTCGTTGGTCATCTTTGTAATCAAAACGATTTGGCACCGAATTACGCTGGTATTCTTATGGGAATAACGAATACACCTGGAACAATTTCAGCGTTCATCTTACCAGCCTTGGTGGGCGCTTTAATGGAAGAAGGA CATACGTTTGCACGCTGGAGAATCGTTTTTTGGATAACCGTCATTGCTCAGTTTCTTGCCTTCTTAATATTTGTTACCTTTGGTTCCGCAAAAATTCAACCATGGAATTATCCAGAATCAGGAGACACGAATTTGGAACAGATGGGAGAACGCCGGGAAAGAACTTAA